One Spinacia oleracea cultivar Varoflay chromosome 4, BTI_SOV_V1, whole genome shotgun sequence DNA segment encodes these proteins:
- the LOC130472199 gene encoding uncharacterized protein, with protein sequence MPDDFEDVTDDEEETREEEDKEAPDLVTQRLNKMDARMTKHYSRLMKLMTRFPGAPTPVETEPTDGYAASPFCEAIARVTVPHTLRLPTWTTLYDGTSDPYRHVNFYKQRMWQIGIPHDLVEPVMCKSFGGTLDGAALEWLTNVPPRSISCLSDLINAFYQQFASSRQLEKQTSDLYRTAIEAFKRGLIPNSELYREITKYPCATFEEVRSRATAQMRIEDDEVTRTASQRSIGGSSDRRSYTPRNNNWRHQPYVRQNQVQSVNQYYDTNNVYRNERVEHPNISDYGFNVDIGGVVNALQNVGGTVRWPRKNDRPDSMKDMSKWCDFHRDNGHTTEECISLRKEVAYLLKRGHLKELLSDKGKETFSKEQTTQPGPATSSERPDPPPFRKVVNVISGGSDICGLTSSAAKKINRGESETVEEGLTEDEVALHRSLTAMAITFDDSDSVDTQREHHDGLVISLPIGNALIKRILVDNGSSANVLFLEALQEMGLEEKNIVRRSTVLVGFSGEALRTVGEISLPTYAEGVNMMTKFNVVDCPSAYNVILGRPWIHKMKAVPSTYHQSIKFPTKWGVMEIKGQQRDAKKCYETALKPSKSPI encoded by the exons ATGCCCGATGACTTTGAAGACGTGACCGACGATGAGGAGGAAACCCGTGAGGAAGAAGACAAAGAAGCTCCCGATCTGGTGACCCAACGCCTGAACAAGATGGATGCACGCATGACAAAGCACTATTCCCGCCTGATGAAGTTGATGACCAGGTTCCCCGGGGCACCTACACCAGTGGAGACCGAGCCGACCGACGGATATGCCGCGTCGCCGTTCTGCGAAGCGATCGCTAGAGTGACAGTTCCGCACACACTCCGGCTCCCAACCTGGACCACCCTGTACGACGGGACATCCGACCCCTATAGGCACGTCAACTTCTACAAGCAGCGCATGTGGCAGATCGGGATTCCGCACGACCTAGTGGAACCTGTTATGTGCAAATCATTCGGCGGCACCCTTGATGGAGCAGCTTTGGAATGGCTCACGAACGTCCCTCCCAGATCCATCTCTTGTCTGTCCGACCTCATCAACGCCTTCTATCAACAATTCGCCAGCAGTCGCCAGTTAGAAAAACAAACCAGTGATCTCTATCG GACTGCTATTGAGGCGTTCAAGAGAGGCCTCATCCCCAATTCGGAGTTATACCGGGAaataaccaaatacccctgtgCAACTTTCGAAGAGGTGCGATCAAGGGCCACCGCCCAGATGCGAATTGAAGACGACGAGGTTACCCGAACAGCATCTCAACGATCGATAGGGGGCAGCAGCGACAGAAGATCGTACACCCCAAGGAACAACAATTGGCGACACCAACCATATGTTCGGCAAAACCAGGTACAAAGTGTCAATCAGTATTATGATACTAACAATGTTTACAGGAACGAGCGGGTCGAACACCCTAACATCTCCGACTACGGCTTCAACGTCGACATTGGAGGTGTGGTGAACGCCCTTCAAAATGTAGGTGGAACAGTCAGATGGCCCCGGAAGAACGACAGACCGGACTCCATGAAGGACATGAGCAAATGGTGCGACTTCCACCGCGACAACGGACACACAACCGAGGAGTGCATCTCCCTCAGAAAGGAAGTCGCATACCTCCTGAAACGGGGGCATCTAAAGGAACTGTTGAGCGACAAGGGAAAAGAAACATTTTCCAAAGAGCAAACCACCCAGCCCGGCCCAGCGACAAGCAGCGAGCGACCAGACCCACCACCATTCAGGAAAGTGGTAAATGTTATTTCCGGTGGTTCAGATATTTGTGGACTAACCtcttctgcagctaaaaaaATTAACAGGGGAGAATCTGAAACCGTAGAAGAGGGACTAACCGAAGACGAGGTCGCACTACACAGGTCCCTGACCGCAATGGCTATCACTTTCGACGATTCAGATTCTGTAGATACACAGCGGGAGCACCACGACGGGTTGGTAATATCTCTCCCAATAGGGAACGCATTGATCAAAAGGATACTGGTCGACAACGGAAGCTCAGCCAACGTACTGTTCTTGGaagcactacaagaaatgggATTAGAAGAGAAAAACATAGTAAGGAGATCAACAGTCCTGGTAGGGTTCAGTGGAGAAGCACTACGGACGGTAGGAGAGATATCGCTGCCTACATACGCAGAAGGCGTCAACATGATGACCAAGTTCAACGTCGTCGATTGTCCATCAGCGTACAACGTCATCCTAGGACgaccatggatccacaaaatgaagGCAGTGCCATCAACATATCACCAATCAATCAAGTTTCCAACCAAGTGGGGAgtcatggaaatcaaagggCAGCAAAGGGATGCGAAGAAATGCTACGAGACAGCACTGAAACCATCCAAGTCACccatctag